A window of the Cellvibrio sp. pealriver genome harbors these coding sequences:
- a CDS encoding GGDEF domain-containing protein, with protein MLRLHKWKLLCLALAANIALVGSLISGDIKPYDQWNWLDIVGEGGLAFLALVWLLLILHSRPTGRVTQLLSVGLGAIFIAGFQDWLDEFIHFPDNALWDHWLESGFMPVGLILLTWGIFHWHKEQLLLAEQLRKRERLFREHRGLDFTTTLSGARYLREQLNHSLAEQRATETSLALLLIDVDHFSHTNRHYGHQQGDHLLQCLSELILLNIRRNDLLCRYAGDRFALVLPNTGRSIAEKIAAEIANAVQHFAYKPFNHDESLFHSVSIGIALTNNDQPVADTACSLIERATVALLHQKEKRAKEPSITLPYVA; from the coding sequence ATGCTCAGATTGCATAAATGGAAACTGCTCTGCCTCGCACTCGCTGCCAATATTGCCTTGGTTGGCAGCTTGATCAGTGGCGATATAAAACCCTACGACCAATGGAATTGGCTGGACATTGTGGGTGAAGGTGGATTGGCATTTCTGGCATTGGTCTGGTTGCTATTAATTTTGCACAGCAGACCAACCGGGCGCGTCACTCAATTATTGAGTGTGGGTTTAGGGGCAATCTTTATTGCAGGATTTCAGGATTGGTTGGATGAATTTATTCACTTCCCCGATAACGCATTATGGGATCACTGGTTGGAGTCCGGTTTTATGCCGGTCGGATTAATTTTATTAACCTGGGGCATTTTCCACTGGCACAAAGAACAATTGCTGCTGGCAGAACAACTGCGTAAACGCGAGCGTTTATTTCGCGAGCATCGCGGTCTGGATTTCACGACCACCTTAAGCGGAGCCCGCTATTTACGGGAACAGCTCAATCACTCATTGGCAGAACAACGGGCAACCGAAACATCGCTCGCACTGTTATTGATTGATGTCGATCATTTCAGCCACACCAATCGCCACTACGGGCATCAGCAAGGCGATCATTTGTTGCAGTGCCTGAGTGAATTGATATTGCTGAATATTCGCCGCAACGATTTACTGTGCCGCTACGCTGGTGACCGGTTTGCCTTGGTTCTGCCTAACACTGGCCGCTCAATAGCAGAGAAAATCGCAGCCGAAATTGCCAATGCCGTGCAGCATTTTGCTTACAAACCGTTTAATCACGACGAAAGCCTGTTTCACTCGGTGAGTATTGGTATTGCACTGACCAATAACGACCAGCCCGTGGCGGATACAGCCTGTTCACTGATCGAGCGCGCAACGGTTGCCCTGCTCCACCAGAAAGAAAAACGCGCAAAAGAACCATCAATTACGTTGCCATATGTGGCCTGA